A segment of the Litoribacterium kuwaitense genome:
GCACAAATTCCCGTTCGAGCAACGGCAAGACGACGTGACCACCACCGAACACGAACGACCCCGCCCGATAAAACATATCGCTTAGCGCGAGCCATGATGCGTCCATGACATTGCGAAGTAACGGAAACGCGATGAGAAAACCGACAAACAAAGTCAGACAAATGGCCCCTGCTCGTTTTGTCAGCAACGGACGGCTTGCCTGATCGTCCGATGCTTCAGACGCTGTTTTACGAAACATGACAATCCCTGCAATCGCCGCAAGCAAGATGACAATCACTTGTGACCACGCCGTTTGCCATAGCAAGATAATCGCTAGTGACAGCACTGCAATCGTTTGTCTTGGGACATCAGGCGTCAATTTTTTCGCCATTCCAAACACAGCATGCGCAACGACCGCGACCGCCACAAGCTTTAACCCATGAATCCAGCCGGCGTCACCGAGGTTCCATTCCGTATACATATAAGCAAATCCGATGAGTAAAAAAACAGACGGTAGCGTAAAGCCGGCGAAGGAAGCGAGTCCCCCAATAATCCCGCCACGGGTCAGCCCGACCGCCATCCCAACCTGACTGCTTGCAGGTCCAGGGAGAAACTGACACAAGGCGACGACATCGGCATATGTTTTTTCATCCAGCCACTTTTTCCGGCGAACATATTCTTCATGGAAGAAACCTAGATGAGCAGCTGGACCGCCAAACGACGTGACCCCTAATCTGAGTGATACGAGAAATAATGACAGCCACACACGCCACCTACTCACAGCTGTTGTCGACATTTTTTGAATCATCCCCTCTCTCAAGTTCGTTATTTAATCTCTTTAAAAAGCTCATATGCCTTCTTCCGAGCTTCTTCAAGTACGATCGCCCCTGCTTCAGTCGCTGTATAATATTTACGAACCTTTCCGGCGACTGTTTGGTTTTCTCGATGCAGCAAGCCATCTGCTTCCATGCCGTGCAAAATCGGATAAAGTGTTCCAGCACTGATCGTATATCCGTGTTCGCGAAGCTCTTCAAGCATCCAGGCTCCATAAATCGGATGCTCTTGTGCATGATGAAGAATATGAATATGAATAAAGCCAAGGAAGAGCTTGCGTAAGATGCGATCCTCCATAAAACCCCTCCTATCGGATTTCGATATCGGAATTCTATATCAATAAAAGTATCCTGTCAACGATATGTTCACACATTTACAAATATTTAATAGTGAACACATCCGCTACCATTATTCAACGTTGACAGCTTGTGAATGATCGCTTTACTGCAGCTAGCTGTTGCATGATCATTTTTTGGAAAGTGTAGCTAATGCCTGTTCCGCATTGATTAAACCATGCCCCTCCGTCGAGGAAGGCAATTCCATCGTTTCACAAGACTGACAGAGGAGCGTTTTCAGCTCATCTGGGGTTAACGCAGGCGCCTTTTCTAACAGCTGTGCAGCAATACCAGCAACGATCGGTGTTGCCATAGACGTGCCTGTCGCATTAAAATACGCACCATCGCGCCGATCCCGCTGCCCGAATTTATCTTGAAAGGAACGCGGGGCTCGCAGAGATATAATATTCACACCTGGAGCGATCACATCCGGCTTCAGCGCACCATGAATAGTCGGCCCACGGCTAGAAAACGCCGCTACCCCCTCCTTTAATCTTCCTTCACCTGCACCAACCGTTACAACAGTAGAGCTGATGCCTGGTGTCGCCACTGTTCCCAGCCCTGGACCTTCATTACCAGCCGCCGTCACGACAAAAATACCCGCAGCCCACGCCCGTTCTACCGCCTGCACAACTGGATCTTCGTCAGGCGGCTCTAGCGCCTGAGAGCCGATCGACATAGACAAAATACGAATGCGATATATGTCTTTATGTTCAATACACCAATCAATACCGGAAATAACATCCGATAAAGCACCATGCCCGTATCGATTCAGCACTTTCACGACGACTAAATTCGCGTTCGGTGCAATGCCTTGATAGCGTCCCGCCGAACAGCGTCCATCCGCAGCAATACAGCCTGCACAATGTGTCCCATGCCCATTATCATCATAGGGCACCGTGCGATGGCGGACGTAATCTTTAAAGGCCAGGACACATTCACCTGGCTCGCCTAAATCTGGATGCGGAAAAACCCTGTATCAACGATAGCGACCGTCACACCCTTCCCACTCAACCCAGATTCACGCAAACGATGGGCGTGGACGTGATGTGCGGCACGGTCCATTAAGACGGACATCGATCGGTCTAAATAGATCTTATTAATTAACTTACATTGATGGCAAAGCTGTTCCACTTCGTCCATCGACAGCCTTAATGCACATCCATTCATTTGCGGTAACAGCCTCCGCTGACGCTTGATATACTTTTCCCCTAGCTTTTGCTTGAGCGTATTTAGACCAGATTCATAGCCTTCTTCGGTAAATTGCACGATGACATCAACCCGCTTGCTTTTTTTGAGCCAATGATCCATCAAGCGATGAAAAATGCACGGAACTAAACGCATTGGATGGTAAAGTCTAACCATCTGCCGTTTCAGACGCCTGTCCAACAAATGGCCATACGTACGAACAGATTGGATCATTGAATAAGATGAATACACGATCATTTGCCTCCTCCAGTCATTTATCAGCACTTTATGCCGGAGGGGATTCATTCGAAGCGGTGTTTGTCCAGCCATTTACTGTAATATAGAAAAAGATTGCTCAAATGCTCGAGAAACCGAGATAATGCCGTTGACAACCATCAACGTTTAAACGTACCATTGATTCATATCCAATAATTTTTCCAAAATTCTCTGATCAACAAAGATATCTTTAACAGATAGACAAAGTGATTTTGTCTACACTACATCACATGGAAGCTTTCGCGATCAATTTTTTCTACAGCCTGGGTTGAAAACGCTTGGCAGACTAGGCGCGACAGCGAGCGAAGACGCCGATTTGAACACCTTGTTCATGAGCCGACGAGCGAGCCAGGAAACGACGGATGCGAGCGTTTGTCAACAGCTCATCCTCAGCCTGGCTTGAAAACGCTTGGCAGACTAGGCGCGACAGCGAGCGAAGACACGATTTGAACACCTTGTTCATGAGCGGACGAGCGAGCCAAGCAACGACGGATGCGAGCGTTTGTCAACAGCTCATCCTCAGCCTGGTTTGAAAACGCTTGGCAGACTAGGCGCGACGGTGAGCGAAGACGCGATTTAAACACCTTGTTCATGAGCGGACGAGCGAGCCAAGCAACGACGGATGCGAGCGTTTGTCAACAGCTCATCCTCAGCCTGGCTTGAAAACGCTTGGCAGACTAGGCGCGACGGTGAGCGAAGACGCGATTTGAACACCTTGTTCATGAGCGGACGAGCGAGCCAAGCAACGACGGATGCGAGCGTTTGTCAACAGCTCATCCTCAGCCTGGCTTGAAAACGCTTGGCAGGCTAGGCGCGACGGTGAGCGAAGACGCGATTTGAACACCTTGTTCATGAGCGGACGAGCGAGCCAAGCAACGACGGATGCGAGCGTTTGTCAACAGGCTGATCTTAAAAATAGGTCACAACACCAAAGACTGAGAGGGGACCACAACAATGGAAACACCTATCCTTGTAAAAGAATGGCGCGGTCAAACACTTGAAAACATTCATCACGGACTCATTTGCGGCATCGATCGTAATGGATCTGTTATTTTTCAGCAAGGCGACATCGACACACCGATCTTTTACCGCTCCGCATTAAAGCCGATTCAAGCCATTCCTGTGTTTGAGTCCAATGTATTTGAAGAGTACAACATCAGCGACAAAGAAGCTGCCTTGTGCACCGCTTCACAGCGCGGAGAATCCTATCATCAAGAAGCTTTGCAATCGCTGTTAAAGAAGTGGGGGCTTGATGAGGAAACACTCGTATGTAATGCATCACACCCTTTAAATGACGCACCGAAAGCTGAAAGCATTGCGAAGCATGAGCCGAAGCGAAAGCTGTATCACAACTGTGCAGGAAAGCACCTTGGATTACTCGCTGCTTCTCGAGCAAACGGTTGGTCAATGGAAGGATATGATCAGCTTGATCACCCTGTTCAACAGCGTATTCTTGAAGCGCTCGCTGAATTGACAGAGATGAAAACAGAAGATATTGAAACCGGTGTTGACGGCTGTGGCGTCCCTGTGTTTGCTGTACCTTTAAAACAAATGGCTTTGTCATATTTGAAATTTGCCGTGCCTGAACTCATTGAGGACGAGCATCTACGCCAAACCGTCACGTCCATTGGCAACGTCATGAATGCACATCCTGAAATCGTTGCCTCACACGATTTTATTTGTACAGCGCTTTTAGAAGACGACAATATCGTCGCTAAAGGAGGCGCACAAGGCGTATACTGTTTTTCATTGCGCAAAGAACAACAAGCATTTGCCTTAAAAGTGTTAAGTGGTCATGAGCACGTATGGCCGCAAATTGTTGCTGCTCTTTTAGAGCACATCAACTATGACAATCCAGCAACCATTGAACGCCTGAAAGCGCTCGGCTCGCTCGAAATCACAAACGATGCTGGCGTACCTGCAGGCCATCGAACAGTACATATTGAAAACGGAGGTGCATAAGCGTGGCAACACCCCTTTTGGAAGTCATTGCCCTGCTGCCTGAGGATGCAAAGCAGGCAGAAGCCGCCGGTGCTGATCGGCTTGAGCTCGTCACCGCTATGGGAGAAGGCGGGCTTACCCCGGCACGTGGTGTCATTGAGGCAGTCACCCGCTCGGTAAGCATCCCTGTCAATGTTATGGTTCGCCCCCACAGCCGTTCCTTTCAGTACAGTGAGGAAGAGAAGGCGATCATTTTAGCGGATATTGAACACGCACGTGCTGCCGGTGCCGCAGGAATTGTTTTCGGTGCCCTCGACAGCGAAGGGAATGTGGACGTGCCATTTGCTGAAGATGTTATTCAAGCGGCAAACGGACTAAAAGTGACGTTTCATCGTGCCATCGACGCGGCGCGCGACCCAGTTATTTCCTTTCAAACACTATGCAAGCTAGGAGGCATCGACTCCGTTCTTACTTCAGGAGGCGCAAAAAGCGCTCTGCTCGGAAAAGAAAATCTTCAGGCTATGGTGGCAAGCGCTGCCAATAGTCAAGATGCTCCAGTCGTCATGCCTGGTGCAGGAATTGATAAGAACAACCTCAGCGAGCTCCATCAAGCGCTTCGAACCAGTGAATATCATATTGGCTCAGCAGCACGAAAAAACAGCTCTTTTACTGAAGCAATCGATGACGAAACGGTTCAAAAGATCAAAGCTATTTTAAAGGGGTGAAAAACATTGAATCGAACGGTGGTCGACAGACGTTCGTCCGTTCTCGGTGAGATTCAATTACAACAAAGAGGCATTCATTATGAAATTATCTACAATGGCACTTTTTTGATGGCTACCTATAATGGGACATCTGAGCGAAAGCTCGTGCACACGGCCTTAAATACACAACATTCACCTAAACGCGTATTGATTGGGGGACTGGGTGTTGGTTTTTCTGTCAACGAAGCTGTGCGATCAAATGATGTCAAGCACGTCGATGTCGTCGAAATTGATCCATGGATCATCGAATGGAATCGTACATATCTTAAAAACGTGAGCAATACGAGCATGGATGATCCTCGGGTTCATGTCATTCAAAGTGATTTTTTAACTTGGCTCTCCAAAGCCATTGAAGAAACGTACGATGTGATTTGCTTAGACATTGACAATGGACCAGATTGGACGGTCAGTACTGATAACAAAGCACTATACACCAACACCCACCTCGCCCAGCTAGCAAAACTGCTTAAGCCGGGCGGGGCTGTTTCAATATGGAGTGCTCAAGAAGCACCCTGGTTTGAACAGGCACTTCTAAAATATTTTAATAAGGTTCAAGTCATCCGCACACCTGTCCCCCGTGGCGACGATGATTATATTTACTTAGCAGTTTTGTAGCATCCTCCTTTAATCGCTTTAGCAACAACGCTTCAGAAAACAAGTGTGAATAAAGTCGGCAAACTGAAGTCAATATTAAGAAATAAAATCATGAAGAGTATGAAGCAGTGAAAACTTGATAATAAATACGTTGATATTGGCAAACATTCACCCAAAACAGAAGAATACTGGTTGAGAATGTCACTTTGTTGCTGAAACAAGAAAGAACCAGTGGAGAATGACACCTTATTGCTAAAACAGAGGGAAACTAGCTGAGAATAACAACTTTATGCTAAACAATAGGGCTGTTCTGTGATATTATGTAGTTAAGATGGATATACTAAAAAGAGCCACAAGTGCTGGAACACTTGTGGCGTAAGCAATACAGGTTCCATAGTGGACCAGCCTAGCAGAAAAAGTAATCCGCATGAGCAGCTAACTCGATGGGCGGATTACTTTTTTCTTTGCGTTAGCAAGAAAATCAGTGTAGCAAATGACATCATTGTTCCGACAACAAGTCCGATCAATGCAATGACTAAAGAAATCATTTGATAGTCTGTCATTTGTTAGCACCCCCCTTCTATAAAGGAGTGCCGATCCACCCATGAGTACCGTATATTGCTCTCACTATTATAACATTTTTTTCATTTTATTGAA
Coding sequences within it:
- the chrA gene encoding chromate efflux transporter, with product MSTTAVSRWRVWLSLFLVSLRLGVTSFGGPAAHLGFFHEEYVRRKKWLDEKTYADVVALCQFLPGPASSQVGMAVGLTRGGIIGGLASFAGFTLPSVFLLIGFAYMYTEWNLGDAGWIHGLKLVAVAVVAHAVFGMAKKLTPDVPRQTIAVLSLAIILLWQTAWSQVIVILLAAIAGIVMFRKTASEASDDQASRPLLTKRAGAICLTLFVGFLIAFPLLRNVMDASWLALSDMFYRAGSFVFGGGHVVLPLLEREFV
- a CDS encoding PadR family transcriptional regulator, whose product is MEDRILRKLFLGFIHIHILHHAQEHPIYGAWMLEELREHGYTISAGTLYPILHGMEADGLLHRENQTVAGKVRKYYTATEAGAIVLEEARKKAYELFKEIK
- a CDS encoding S8 family peptidase, producing the protein MPYDDNGHGTHCAGCIAADGRCSAGRYQGIAPNANLVVVKVLNRYGHGALSDVISGIDWCIEHKDIYRIRILSMSIGSQALEPPDEDPVVQAVERAWAAGIFVVTAAGNEGPGLGTVATPGISSTVVTVGAGEGRLKEGVAAFSSRGPTIHGALKPDVIAPGVNIISLRAPRSFQDKFGQRDRRDGAYFNATGTSMATPIVAGIAAQLLEKAPALTPDELKTLLCQSCETMELPSSTEGHGLINAEQALATLSKK
- a CDS encoding asparaginase; amino-acid sequence: METPILVKEWRGQTLENIHHGLICGIDRNGSVIFQQGDIDTPIFYRSALKPIQAIPVFESNVFEEYNISDKEAALCTASQRGESYHQEALQSLLKKWGLDEETLVCNASHPLNDAPKAESIAKHEPKRKLYHNCAGKHLGLLAASRANGWSMEGYDQLDHPVQQRILEALAELTEMKTEDIETGVDGCGVPVFAVPLKQMALSYLKFAVPELIEDEHLRQTVTSIGNVMNAHPEIVASHDFICTALLEDDNIVAKGGAQGVYCFSLRKEQQAFALKVLSGHEHVWPQIVAALLEHINYDNPATIERLKALGSLEITNDAGVPAGHRTVHIENGGA
- a CDS encoding copper homeostasis protein CutC — encoded protein: MATPLLEVIALLPEDAKQAEAAGADRLELVTAMGEGGLTPARGVIEAVTRSVSIPVNVMVRPHSRSFQYSEEEKAIILADIEHARAAGAAGIVFGALDSEGNVDVPFAEDVIQAANGLKVTFHRAIDAARDPVISFQTLCKLGGIDSVLTSGGAKSALLGKENLQAMVASAANSQDAPVVMPGAGIDKNNLSELHQALRTSEYHIGSAARKNSSFTEAIDDETVQKIKAILKG
- a CDS encoding spermine/spermidine synthase domain-containing protein, encoding MNRTVVDRRSSVLGEIQLQQRGIHYEIIYNGTFLMATYNGTSERKLVHTALNTQHSPKRVLIGGLGVGFSVNEAVRSNDVKHVDVVEIDPWIIEWNRTYLKNVSNTSMDDPRVHVIQSDFLTWLSKAIEETYDVICLDIDNGPDWTVSTDNKALYTNTHLAQLAKLLKPGGAVSIWSAQEAPWFEQALLKYFNKVQVIRTPVPRGDDDYIYLAVL